A genome region from Thermomicrobiales bacterium includes the following:
- a CDS encoding class I SAM-dependent methyltransferase produces MSTTNPIASHYSSEDALARIDQQLRAQGIDPEHPTLDALAPFDNFHARGMAATVDLMSLAEFPAGARVLDVGGGLGGPARVLAARSGAHVTVLDLTPTFVMQGRVLTERVGLSDLVDFEEGDGTAMPFADASFDGVWTQHSTMNIADKDALYTEIHRVLTPGGRLAMHEVMLGNGEAVDYPMPWASDPRYSFLRPAEEMRNLISAHGFRELAWIDESQKVLAFIDRGQGSTPGERSGPSQQPPGAMILFGPAFVERIQNVGRNLASGRITVVQGVFERV; encoded by the coding sequence ATGTCCACAACCAATCCGATTGCATCGCACTACTCGTCCGAAGATGCGCTGGCGCGCATCGATCAGCAACTGCGCGCGCAGGGGATCGACCCGGAACATCCCACCCTCGATGCCCTGGCGCCGTTCGACAACTTCCATGCGCGCGGAATGGCAGCCACGGTCGATCTGATGTCGCTGGCGGAGTTTCCCGCCGGCGCTCGGGTGCTCGATGTCGGCGGCGGGTTGGGTGGTCCGGCGCGGGTACTGGCGGCACGCTCGGGCGCGCATGTGACGGTGCTCGATCTCACACCAACGTTCGTGATGCAAGGCCGGGTCCTGACCGAGCGGGTGGGATTGAGCGACCTGGTCGATTTCGAAGAGGGCGATGGCACGGCCATGCCGTTCGCAGACGCCAGTTTCGATGGCGTCTGGACGCAACACAGCACGATGAACATCGCGGACAAGGACGCGCTCTATACCGAGATTCACCGCGTGCTGACGCCGGGCGGACGTCTGGCGATGCATGAGGTGATGCTGGGGAATGGTGAAGCGGTGGACTATCCGATGCCATGGGCAAGCGATCCCCGGTATAGCTTCCTGCGTCCCGCTGAGGAAATGCGAAACCTGATTTCGGCACACGGGTTTCGGGAACTGGCCTGGATCGATGAGTCACAGAAGGTGCTCGCCTTCATCGACCGCGGCCAGGGAAGCACGCCGGGTGAGCGGAGCGGTCCGTCACAGCAACCGCCGGGAGCGATGATCCTGTTCGGTCCCGCCTTCGTGGAGCGAATTCAGAACGTCGGCCGCAATCTGGCAAGCGGCCGGATCACGGTGGTGCAGGGGGTGTTCGAGCGCGTGTAG
- a CDS encoding DUF305 domain-containing protein, with amino-acid sequence MAEAESSARTNIPTWVPVALGVLALALGALALYFFVRDENDHPANDSADVGFVRDMSVHHAQAVEMANIAYRRTDDPAIALMARDIADTQQFQIGMMTGWLDVWGLPVSAGDPVMSWMGDYDMTLPSPPPGLEDDDMAGMDHSATPESGGAETPLMPGMATPSEVAALETLPVDEMNAQFLRLMIRHHQGGVAMAQAELELGKDEMVKNFAQQVVNTQDAEIATMTTMLNELTAGGAAPDDGSMPDMATPIAATPESTAEGQ; translated from the coding sequence ATGGCCGAAGCCGAATCGTCTGCACGAACCAACATTCCCACCTGGGTGCCTGTTGCCCTGGGGGTGCTGGCGTTGGCCTTGGGCGCGCTGGCGCTCTACTTCTTCGTGCGGGATGAGAACGATCACCCCGCCAACGATTCCGCCGATGTTGGTTTCGTGCGCGATATGAGCGTGCATCACGCCCAGGCAGTAGAGATGGCCAACATTGCCTACCGACGCACCGACGATCCCGCCATCGCCCTGATGGCGCGGGATATTGCCGATACCCAGCAGTTCCAGATCGGCATGATGACCGGATGGCTCGATGTCTGGGGCTTGCCCGTTTCCGCTGGCGACCCAGTCATGTCCTGGATGGGCGACTACGACATGACGCTGCCCAGCCCGCCTCCCGGTCTCGAAGACGACGACATGGCCGGCATGGACCATTCCGCCACACCGGAGTCCGGCGGCGCAGAAACCCCGCTCATGCCCGGCATGGCGACACCGTCCGAGGTCGCCGCGCTTGAGACGCTCCCGGTCGACGAGATGAATGCCCAGTTCCTGCGGCTCATGATTCGCCATCACCAGGGCGGTGTGGCGATGGCCCAGGCCGAGCTCGAGCTCGGCAAGGACGAAATGGTCAAGAACTTCGCTCAGCAGGTGGTCAACACCCAGGACGCCGAGATCGCCACCATGACCACCATGCTGAACGAGCTCACCGCCGGTGGCGCTGCGCCGGACGACGGTTCGATGCCGGACATGGCGACTCCGATCGCGGCAACCCCGGAATCAACAGCCGAAGGGCAATAA
- a CDS encoding cation diffusion facilitator family transporter gives MDDHHLDDHDHDASHSHSALGDRSAKRRPLTIALAITTTFLIIEVIGGIVANSLALLADAGHMATDAGALLLSLFAAWLAGRPATPRRSFGFMRAEILAAAVNAAVLIMLSLYIFYEAWQRFSDPPEIRSGLMLAVAAAGLGANVLSAWVLSRGGGHQHDLNTRGAFLHVIGDLLGSVATIVAALIIMATGWTEADPILSVVIGGLIVFSAWKLLKEAVDILLEATPNDIDPQAVRSALKRVPGVAEVHDLHVWTVTSGVVAASAHLEITNARDWSHILQDASHLLADEFGIAHTTLQPESYIPDSAGPRDCSLDSDEGLAICQTVGVKTEKIGTANS, from the coding sequence CGGAGACCGTTGACGATCGCGCTGGCGATCACCACGACCTTTCTCATCATCGAGGTCATCGGCGGTATCGTTGCCAACTCATTGGCGCTGCTTGCCGATGCCGGCCACATGGCCACCGATGCCGGGGCATTGCTCCTCTCGCTCTTCGCCGCCTGGCTGGCCGGACGACCAGCCACTCCACGCCGCTCGTTCGGGTTCATGCGCGCCGAGATCCTGGCCGCCGCGGTCAATGCCGCGGTCCTGATCATGCTGTCGCTCTACATCTTCTACGAAGCCTGGCAGCGCTTCTCCGATCCCCCCGAAATTCGCTCGGGTCTCATGCTCGCGGTCGCGGCGGCCGGACTCGGCGCCAATGTCCTCTCTGCCTGGGTGCTGTCCCGCGGGGGCGGTCATCAGCACGATCTCAACACGCGCGGCGCCTTTCTGCATGTGATCGGCGATCTGCTCGGATCGGTTGCCACCATCGTGGCCGCGCTCATCATCATGGCCACCGGCTGGACCGAGGCCGACCCTATTCTGTCCGTCGTCATTGGCGGGCTCATCGTCTTCAGCGCATGGAAGCTGCTCAAGGAAGCGGTCGATATCTTGCTGGAAGCGACCCCGAACGATATCGATCCGCAGGCTGTCCGTTCCGCCCTCAAGCGCGTTCCTGGCGTCGCCGAAGTTCACGACCTGCACGTCTGGACCGTGACCTCCGGCGTGGTCGCCGCGAGCGCGCATCTGGAAATCACCAACGCGCGCGACTGGTCACACATTCTGCAAGACGCCAGCCACCTGTTGGCTGACGAATTCGGCATTGCGCACACGACCCTGCAGCCCGAGTCGTACATTCCCGATAGCGCGGGCCCACGCGACTGCTCGCTCGATTCCGACGAGGGGCTGGCAATCTGCCAGACGGTGGGAGTGAAAACGGAGAAGATAGGAACCGCGAATTCGTAG